TATGAGCGGTTTGAAACTTACTCCGTCTAAGCATGATCTAAGCGGATATTAGGATTCGTGTATCAACAACGGTACATATGGACACGGATTTGAGTATCAACGAAGGACATTTTTGTTAAGGTTCCTAACTTTAGTTCAAGGTCGAATAGATTGATTGCTGGGATGACTATTATCTCGATTTCTcttttgtacatatactacaGATTAAGTAATGCTCCGTGTAAGAACTACGGTGAATCGATAGGTCCTGCGGCAATAGGGGTTCGTTATCTTTTTAACTAATCTAATTAATATTGCTATGCTTATTGGTTCAAGACGCTCTGCCCGCCAAATTTGAACTttggagtcacatttctctgAAATAAGTGCTCTTGCACTCATATTTATTAGGGGGCTTAGGTTCGAAGTAAGAAAGCTTTCAAcctttgcatttttgttaaaatcgtATGTTCGGAGCATGGAGAAATCCCTTTCGGATATCTGCTAATAACTTTTTATACTTCACTTATTACACTTTTGCGCTTTGTCTCTTGCCAAAGCAAACATTCCGCTGGCTAAACGTGTGAAAATACGGTCTCACATTTCCAAAAGCCTGTTAGTGCGGTAGAATTTAGCTTTCCAAAGAAAGtcactttttctttcaaagattTTTGACAACGATTTTCATATTAagattgacaactaaaacgATTCACGCCTTTAAATAAAGTTACCAATTTTGCTTTATTCGATCCTCAATACAACTATTATCGCATACAAGCCACAGCAATAAAGTTTACTGGAATTCACAGTAGTAGCAGCCCTCTAATTATTATTTCATCGACACAGACAGAacacacaatattttcttaaaacaagcCGCAAGCAAGGTTTATTCCATAAGCTCATTGATGAAGTCGAGAGTGTCCAGCTTATAATCGGGGTCTCCGTCTTCGATACATAGTGAGTCCTCATGGCCTACTATGTATCTTCTACTTCAATGCATCGTTCTATGTCCTTTAGTTCTATGTCCCTTTGTTTAGTTGGTGCTTTCATGAGTCGTACAGCATCAACTGATGACGGCAAAATTTGCCCTAGTGCAGAGGTTTCCTCAATGTCCTGTAAAAAAAGTACACACAAACTTAAGATTCCTTCTCAACTTCATTTCTTGAATATCAgaacttataaaaaatacaaggcAACTACAGTCAACTCCCTCAGAAGCAGACACGTCAGGAACTAAAAACAGTGTTACAAGGGCTGTCAGctaatgaaaatgaagaaagaCATTGTTGCTTACAATTCTTTCACTTAGACGGGAGTTTGCTGTACCTAAATTTCAGGGTGTCAAACCCTAGGATGTTTCGCTACATTCAAGGAATACATTCGGGCTTGTTGGTATTTACATTTCACCCAGCTTATAAATCAGGCTCAAATAACTCATATTTACATATTCACATCGTAAACTCAAATGACAACTTCCCGTAATAAAACTCTTTAGTAAAATAGAACGAGTAAAATATTTCGTTCCCTTCTGAACCAATTATTTGTCTCTCAAGTACTTATTGACCTATGAATTTTTTACCTGGAATGGTTCTAACGCGGCTTCAGCAGCAGCGCTGGTCTCAGAGGTTTCCGGTTGGAAAAACACGCTGGAACTTGAGGCAGTTTCATCTCTACAGCTctgcaattttgattttcgaaataaataacaaattgaAAAGGAGGATCAAGACTGGTCAAGACAGTACAGAATCAGCAGAATCTATACGGCAAGCGACAGAACATTGACTTTGAGAAAGATCATTTTTCTCACCTCGTGTGAAGTTTTCATGCGTTTGTTTCCAAGCTCCAAATCGACTCGCTGTCGGCAGTATGTACAAATGCTTCTAGACCAGCCCTCAAGGACCTCTGTTCCACATCTGAAGGCTTACTGCCACACCAAGCCTCGTGGTTTGGGCAGCAACATGCCTGCCTTTTGAACACCATACCAAGCTTTTCTAACTTCTCGGACAAAGTTTGCAAGCAAACAGAACTCAGAAGCGTTTCTTTAAAGTATATACAATAGATTTTCAAACTATTTTCGAAGAGATAATGAATAGCGAGAGACTTGTCTTAATATATCGAGGAGGAAGCATGtagaattcaaaatggcgacgTGAGCGCTAGGTCGGAAATGTAACTTCCGAACATACGATTCGGACAAAACTCGGGGATAAGTCGTAACAATGCaacctttgttttattcttaATTTAAATGTTTGTCAATCAATGGATAAGATACGGAAAACACCCGAAGAtgtattttagccaatcagagggcAGAATTTTACTGAAGTTTTATAGCTACTTCTGCGCATGCGTTGCCGCAGGGTACCGTAGTTCTTACACGAACCATTACTTAAACTACAGGAAGAGAAGCTAATACCCTAAAAGAAGGGAGAGGATTGTATTTTAATTATGACGCGACGAGGCACACTAGTAAAAAGAAGTTTGTATTGATATCAGAGACTCCTTGTCACCATCTCAAACAACACATAACACATTAAGAGTCTAAAGACTTCGATTGCGGGCGTGAAAATCGATGATATCAAGGAATACTTGTGGGTCCCTTCAAACCgtatttttctttgaatttttcCATCTTTTCGCGTTGTTCCTCTTTATGTTTTTTCTTCCGTTCCCTTCGCTTCTCGGATGGAGTGAGTTTGTCTTCAGTCGGTAGCCAACTGTAGATCTTGAAATGCCACTCATTCGCAACACAGACCGTAGTCGTCAAACCTAGAACAGATCAAATAGTTTGGGACAAAAGTTTGATAGTGTCCTCCGAAGTGCCTAAGATATACAATAGCCGTATAGCCTTTGCATCCATCATCCATACCCATTAAGCCCACACCCTCTTATTATCGCAAGTCACCCTTCCCGTCGTTGTGTTAAGATTTGGGTCAACTTCATGTTGTGTTTAGATTTGAGATCTCgtcgacatgacggaaaaaacaGTGAATATGCGCACTTCGAAGagatgaagaaaaaagatacaatttcttacaatggccataatttccttgtattccggactgagTTTCACTTTTCAAAACATATATAACATGAGGGAGAaatgcacataaccagattttggctttttaagataattttccttgatcatcttTGCGTTATGTATTGGCTCAGGGAccaaaagctcaaatttcacaaaacaaaaagtcgcatcaatttaaaaaaaagccgcatttgatattttgtttgatattactcactTAGTAATTAGGGGAATTTTAcgccttatttgatgtgaaatgagcttattggaaacgtcaagtcatgtttttccgtcatgtcgatcTCGTCAATCATATACAATAACTGGCAGATCTCGTTAACTGCACAAGTGCGATTTCCAAGAGATCCATAGCCGCCTTATAGCATGAATGAAAAGAAAACGAACGCTTTTAGGAATCACACATCAGATAATTGTgttaagctaaaaaaaagaagaaaaaaaaacatcgaaaATCCAGGGTTTGAAGCTGCACGGAACTTATATCACGATAGTGATGGTTGAAAAAGCGTGCAACATGCAGGTTTCACACGTACCTACGACACAAAGTAGTAAAAGCACCAATCCAACAATAACCAGACcactttttgcatttttggttATGTCTTCACAATGAATTTCCGACCTGTGGTACTCTTCACACGAGTCGACATCCGGGTTCCCTACTCCTGGCCACTGCATACATTTGCTGTTTGTGACACACCAGTAACAACCGTAACTTTGAGTGCAACCTTCGCATTCTTCTTGTTTATGGCACTCAGAACCGGCCTGGGCCAGAGAGTTATGGGATAAAAACAACACGGTAATTGCAAGATAAGCGAGGGTGCCACTTATCGTAGCCATGAATGGTGGAGGTTTATGCAGTGGCGCCGAACTCTTGGCTTCGTCGTCATGATGCGTGGATTGTGACGTCTTAGACGCGCGAGCGGATGGTAAACCTCGCCCCATGCTTCCATCGTATTATGGCGAACTTAGCATGAGAATGAGGCCAAACCACGTTCATATGACGTCATAAACGTAAGACTGTGTAAactacgcatgcgctgtagaaaCCTTTCTTACTGCCGAATTATTATAGCGGGAAAAACAAACGTCATTTCTTGTACAGAACTTGTGCGTAACCTCTCGCTTTCTGATTTGTTCGCTTTCTGGTTTGTTTGGTAGAATACATACATACCACGGGATTCGTCCTTGACGAGATCCTGCTTTTTTGCCGCCACCACGACCTCCTTTCTTGCCTTTCTCCTCCTCTTTGTGCTCGTCTTTGCTCTGTTTCTCGGCTGGTTTGGGGGCAGCTGGCTTCTTTTTGCCTTCTCTTGAAgcaaaataactaaaaaatgTCTtaccaaaatcgcgaaatttagGGTTTTTAAGCTGGTCAACTTTTCAATGTTTTTCCAATATGCATGCGCACGTGCACACTAGTGAAACGCATAACCAAAAGTTTTCTAGAGATGCAAAAAATTCGCCGAATTCGTCTAGTGTGTCAAAGGCTTAACATACCACAGCAAGCGGGCTTTTTTCCCAAGTTCAGCAATGGAATAGGGGTCTCGACCCGAGCTGGCGGTTGAAAAGGAGAAAGCGAATCCCATAACCCACCAGTTTGCTACCAGCACATCAGCTTACCCTAATAACTCGATTAACAGCCGCGGAGCTTATTTAATTGTTCACGTTCAGGCGTGGCGCTTATccggggagaggggggggggggggggggagtatttgagggaggcgcttattcagaGCAATAACGGAGATGCTTCGTTGTGGCTGTTAGGGTGTCAGATGTTCGGCCCCataccctccccgtcagataCCAAATGTTCGGTCTCTTACCCTTCCCGTCAGATACCAAATgttcggtcccttaccctccctgtcagatatcaaatggtccgcctcttaccctccccgtcagataCCAAATGGTCGGCCCCTTACCCTCCCCTTCAGATATAAATAGGTtggtcccttaccctccctgTCAGATATAAAATGGTCCGccccttaccctccccgtcagatatcaaatggtcggtcccttaccctccccgtcagatatcaaatggtcggtccctaaCCCttcccgtcagatatcaaatggtcggtcccttaccctccccgtcagatatcaaatggtcggtccctcaccctccccgtcagatatcaaatggtcggtcccttactCTCTttgtcagatatcaaatggtcggtcccttaccctccccgtcagatataaaatggtcggtcccttaccctccccgtcagatatcaaatggtcggtccctaaCCCttcccgtcagatatcaaatggtccgccccttaccctccccgtcagatatcaaatggtcggtcccttaccctccccgtcagatatcaaatggtcggtcccttaacctccccgtcagatatcaaatggtcggtcccttaccctccccgtcagatatcaaatggtcggtccctaaCCCttcccgtcagatatcaaatggtcggtcccttaccctccctgtcagatatcaaatgttcGGTCCCTCACCCTTCTCGTCAGATATCCAAaggtcggtcccttaccctccctgtcagatatcaaatggtcggtccctcaccctccccgtcagataCCAAATGGTCGGTTTCTTGGCTGTTTACCACACCCTTAAACGTAAGAAAATAACGTTTTTTTGATGTGCTAAAACCAAGTGATTTCCTGAAATAGAATTTCTTTATTGcttttctaaaaaataaaatttaaccTATTATAAACCAATAGCAAACcgagactaaaaaaaatagaaaatatacaCCTTTTACGTTCCATTGCGTTCGGTTCTAACAGTAACAACAAAAGAACTTCGcagaaaagaaaattgtttACTTAATATGCTTGTTTCGAAATTTGATATTCCAATTTTCGATTAGTTCCGACCATTgaaatttttttacctttttgtgAAACTTGGTATGATTATTGGCTCATTTAGAGGCCTCGcattttcgtaaaaaaaaactttttggcTTTGTTTGAACTTTACCATACCACCACAGATTGACTTGATATGCAACAAAGGTGCCGCAGAGGCTTCTGGGTATTGCAAAATTTTCTAAGTTTCTCTGGACCACCAAAATGAAGTAAAACTAGAACCTGATAACaaggttgactgggatacctgtggggCTGCTATGTATCAGCAATTGATTTTCGTTCGGTAAACAAAACTGCGAGTCTCGTCGCTTGTGTTAAACGGTACCCTAAAACATCTTCTGTCATAGTTGAAAGGTGATATTTTATGATGTGAAATAATGGGCACTTGAGCTAAATACCCCCGCAGATCATAATAAATGGCTATCACTCCATTGCCCCCCTCAAGGCTGCTATCAGAGATTATTAATGAATATCCCAGTGATTATCTCGGGCTAATGACAAGCCACCGATTAGAAACTAGTGATATGTCCTTTACGCTCTACTATTTAAGTATGTGTCACTTAAAGAAAGCCATACTTTATTAATGGCTCACTGAAGTTTATTCTTTTGTATTGTGTGAAATACTCGTTGCAGGAGCCAGCCGTGATTTGAAATATGAAGCGTACCAGTTAAATTTCTCTACGCCATGTTTTCACAGATATCGGTATGCTTATCAACAAAGCACTCCCACgtcttatttctttatttttatatatgaATTATCTATTTTACGTTCGTTATTATTATAGCTAAATGGCTGGCTATCACTTGGTCTAGCATACTAGAAAACTATGTCATTGACTTCCATTCTAACTTCTCTGTGTGGGCAATATAAAGCCCTCTGGAGTTGTTAACGATAGCTCCATTATCCTCGGCACCAAATGAGGCGAAACTGAGTGAGATGGATGGGTATAAATCACGTTGAGGGCATGTCTCGATCGGTTCACATGGCTTCAGTGTCGAAGAATAATCAATAACACACTAGAGTCTCTCAGTGCGGTCTCCACCTCTCCTTGTATCAAGACCCTCGCGGGAGGCGTTCAGCTTATGCTTATTCgctatgtttgttttttttaaatttataacCTATACGCAATCCATTTGACGCGCACGCCGGATATTCTACCTTCCTCCAACGACACGTAAGTATCGATAATCTATGAGTCCGTGAACCCGTTAGCGTTAGTTACCCGAAAGCGCTGTCATGAACCCTCTCATTCTCCTCTCCAGCTAACTCGCAATGTGAGAAATGTGCGCTTTTGGAATTGATATGTAACTGTTTGAGCAGGCTCGAAAGTCCACGGTTTACCGCAAAGTACTCTGGATCTCTGAGCATGgctaatttatttttgtggGCTAGTTGTAGCCATCTTGTTAACTATTTCGCAAGCACGCTTTTATACGGCAAACTGTAACATAAGAGACTTCCATTGACTTTTGTAGCTAttattgattgttttttttgtcctaGCTCTCTTACGTTTAGTCTCTTCTCTATCTGTTACTCCTTTATTCAACTTTTGAATCAttccctttaaaaaaaaatgatagatTTCAAAGGGCGCAGATGGCAAATTGCAGTTACCAGGCTAAAAGATTAAACTGTCAGATACAGATAGTTGACTACGGATATCAGTTTCTAGGTGTAATGtccaaatgtaataacacggATGGAATTGATAAAGAAAAGAGTTTTGCCTCCCAAATTAGATTAGGCAAGCCTGGCATTGTAAGAAGGTGACTAACAAAAACCTCACAATCAACCTAGCGTGCACATGATCACCTATTCCAATCGAGTTAACGTAGAAAATTTACTTGTTATCTCAAAGTTAGCGTTACGTTTTTGTTACCACAACTCCCGAACAAACCAAGAAATATCTGATATAGCGTGTCACATAAATCATACCCGACCGGGCAAACACTGGGAAAGCCTTAAACCCACGAGTTATTTGATTTGTAATATTGGGGTTCTATAATAGCATATTgatacatgtttttttgtgtgtggcCTCGtgaatcgttttttttttcttttctcattTTATAAGTTTTGAAATATGACAATCTTAGAAATTAGTGTCAATTTTCAATGACGCTAAAGTCTTCTTCTTTGATTGAGAATTGTCATCGGGTGTCTAATTTTCAATCCCGTTATAAATGCGGTAAAAGTAACATGCTTTTTCTGCCATGATGCGAaacaaaattaagaaaaaatgtcaaataaTTTTTGCCACTAAAATTCCTTTTGGTGGCTTTCCAAGTAATGTTCTCTAATTTCCCCGTGGCTTTCGGTTCCCGCACGTGTACCGACAGGGTTCTTTTGTGTGATTTTAACGTTATCAATTAGCTATAGAACGGCACGAGTTTAAGAAATACTATACTCAAGCAGACAGTTTCGTGATTGGCATTGTACTGCAAGTATTTCTATGTCTTATCAATCAACAAATCAGATCAGTCATTCTACTTTAAATGCTTTCTGTAACCTCAATATCTACCATTCCGTTGGTTCGGTTCCCGAAAAAGCTCTATCTAGTTATGAATTATTCAGTGTATTCAGGTCTCGGTTCACCTTTTTGCCTATCTTGGATCTGTTACATGTTGGTCACTAGGTCTACTCTCGAATCATTTTTATCGCACATTTTGAGACATTCATCTTTCTTAAGAATTGCGATGATACACATGCGTCGCCGGAGATTTTGATGGACAGGACTAAAGTGCTTTCTACCTTTGCTGAACTCGAGTGTTTAGCGTAATTTGCGAGGATGGTACGATGGTGTGATCGTATGCTCATCTTCTGTACAGATCAATTTTGATAACATTTTCAAAAGTTCCGAAAAAGATACCCATATTTTGTGTCATcagcaaagaaaaacaaaacacaaaaatggAAAATATAACGGCTGATTTGATAATAAATATATCCCAGGTTTTGGCAcaaactaaaataaaaatagtaaaCATATCTACCCTCTTTGCATGTGTATACACACGAGTTATCCAAATAGAGTCAAAGAAAAACCCGACAAAGTCTTGCACTAAGTAATTGCTGGGCTGCGTAGTGAAATTGGCATGTATGGTTATTTTGACTAGTCTTTAAATTCATATATTTAATACCCCTAAATAATTGGATTAACTATGAAAATTGGGAGATGTTTGCTGTATATATTATCTAAACAATACGGCTTCAAGATCAAACGAGAAATTGCGGTTCCCCCTTAAACTTTTGCAATTCCCGTCGAACCTGAGCTCCAAATAATAACCGCTTCACTAATTACTGACTGAAGATACAAACTAGAGTTCCTAAGAGAATATTAAAGATGTTTAAGATGAGTTCGAGGAGTGGCTCGCTAACAGAATTTGAGGTTAATTTTTGTGATTACCCAAAGAACGCCGCACTACGGGGCTCTTTCTGGAGGAAGGTTGCAGGTGTGATAGAGTTTCCCTTTCAGCGAATCCAGACTTTCTCCCGTTTCACGTGTACTAAGACGGCTGTCCACCCTAAAGACCAATGTAACGAAGCGGTTGAAAAGGTTAAGGGTAAACGTATCAAGATGTAACGGAACGCAGATGAATCCTGCTCTAATTGACTCAGGCTTTAAGGACCTCTTCAAATAATCAATAGCTAATGTCTAGCAGTAAATTCAGGTGTTACAAAACAGCGGCTTATCACGAACATTACTTTACCTGCTACAAAACTAAATTGCCTTTAACTTTAATTGAACTCTGATGCTATTTTTCCATTAGATTGGCGCCCTGGGTCGAGGTAGGAGTCATAAGAATGACTTTTTTTCGGGTGAGTTTTCTTTGTGTGAGAAGGTGATTCTACGGGAGCGCTTGTAATACCCGTGTCTCCCAAACGTTTTTTTGTGATGTGTAGATATCGCTTCACACGTGCTATATTAAGGAGCTAAAGTGCAGGTTAATTGAATACCTTTGAAAAAAAGACAAGACAACAGTGAAGGCGACATGATAGCTATTCTATCGCTTTTTAAACCTCACCAAATCGCCCAAGGGCTGCTCTATAGATTATATTAAGCCCTTTCTTCTTGTTTGATCGATGAAGAGGTTTCAATACCACCCCGACTGTGACAAGCTCCTGACCTTAATATAATTATCCTGCTAGAGTATTACTATATTGTATAGCAGAGCTCGCCGAGGACAGCCACTAGATACTGAACTAGACGTTGTAAGCCTATCTTGTGAGTACCCATCTTAGCTGCGCTGTGGTTAGCAGATGTAAGGAGCATGCGTACCTGTCGCGCAGCGAGGGGCCGTAAAGGTTGAGTGTTTTCCAATATTCTGTTTACTTAGCATACATCGATACATCTCGCGCTGagttatttacaaaaaacattgAGCTGGATAATATCCACTGCCCTTAGGcagattttgaataaaaactcAAGCTTGTTCCGATCGGCTCCCGGTCTAgatacgagaagggatggcCAAATGCTGCGCTACTCCGTGTTATACACTAATTGTGTTGCGGGCTCCAACGCTAATCACGTTAATGAGTCTTCAAGGAACACGCTAGCTGTGGTGGAATGGTGCCACCTGGGATATCACTGCAAGTCACCGAGAAGCTGTCAGATTTAATTTGTAACGTTTCCGCTAACGGATTGTGAACTCGCAAGGAGGAATCGCGCATGCTTTTGCGAAACCTTGGGTATTTCTAACGATGTGCGTGCGACCGCAAAATAGAGTTCCTAGCCTCTTGATTTTACTCTCAACACTTAAGACTTAAAactgttaaatattttgtgTCGAGTGGAGCGATAAAATCGGGTGTATAGATGGTTTAACCCGTGTCTAGCGAGTGTCCGTTTATGTTACCATAATTATTAGGCTTCTATCTCTTCATGTACCAGTGAACACGAGAGTAATCGATAATGCTATTTATCTTGCCACGCTGTTGTCTTCTTGAGATGCGTATTTAATGTGTAGATGGTTGAGCGCACATAATGTGAGCTTATTCTGAGCAAAGCCATATCAAGCAAAGCCAAAGAGGAGGAGTCGAATAGAGCACCTCGCTCATTGTCCACGACCAATCTGGCGTGAAAACCGGAAACCTTCTAGAACGCAATTCATTTACTGTCATCACTTATTTATGCTAGCTTTCAATTAAGAAGTTTGGCTGGATTCTGTTTACGACTCCTAGCCGACTGCTACGGCTCGCGAACCAGCACCCGCCTCTTCCACGCTAAGCCCCTGCAACTTCCAGCAGGCTAATTTACTCTCGGCGCGAACAGAGCTGCATATCTCGTTGATAATGCGGGGGGGCGTTCCTTTCTTTTCATTCAGCTAACCCAATCCATTCAACTAACCCAATTCGCACGAGGGTGATATAATTGCCGCTCTGAGACTTCATTGCTCCCTTGGcctattattgttgttattgggATAAAGTCGTATTCCCTCAGGGAGTGTGGATATATGGTAGGACTAGCTCTGTCTAAAAGTGACTCACCCTTTATGATTCTGATTGTTCGCCTACACCCCTCCGTATTGTTGGCCACAAAAAGAATTGATGATACAGTGGGTCCAATTGGTTCGTCAAAGCCTTCTTCGCCCGAGTGTAGAGTCTCCTTTGTGCTCTGTCATTACCATATGACAGTCAATGCAATTAGTGCATTACAAGTACTAGTTAAGCGTAATAGGCTGACTTGATATTGTGTTTTATATTTAGTCTAATTCCTTAGTCTGTTTGTTTAGTTATTGTTCGAAAGCAAGCCCCCCGAGTTGAGATCTTTTATTTCTCGGGAGTAGAGCACGCCCCGACTCGCTACTATTGTTGGAGACTAAAAGCCTTTACTTAATGTAGTCAGTTCTCACGTCTGTGACACTGTTTAGGTTTGGAGCAATCCCGTGCAGCTTATCCCGAGATCAAACACCATCCGGTAGGTCCGCTTTACTAGTCTTGATTTGTAGCACTTAGCTCAGTATACCCCGGGGAGATCTGTTAGCCTGGCAGCATCCAAGTGAACTACTGAACGTTCTCAAAGTGTGTACT
The sequence above is a segment of the Nematostella vectensis chromosome 2, jaNemVect1.1, whole genome shotgun sequence genome. Coding sequences within it:
- the LOC116611894 gene encoding pituitary tumor-transforming gene 1 protein-interacting protein is translated as MGRGLPSARASKTSQSTHHDDEAKSSAPLHKPPPFMATISGTLAYLAITVLFLSHNSLAQAGSECHKQEECEGCTQSYGCYWCVTNSKCMQWPGVGNPDVDSCEEYHRSEIHCEDITKNAKSGLVIVGLVLLLLCVVGLTTTVCVANEWHFKIYSWLPTEDKLTPSEKRRERKKKHKEEQREKMEKFKEKYGLKGPTSIP